A single genomic interval of Notolabrus celidotus isolate fNotCel1 chromosome 13, fNotCel1.pri, whole genome shotgun sequence harbors:
- the stmn4 gene encoding stathmin-4, with protein sequence MTLAAYKEKVKELPLVSLFCSCFNPQTAEKTTYKAEDAVDLGWCVIKEVEVIEINKRASGQAFEVILKPPSFDGVPELNTSMPQRRDPSLEEIQKKLEAAEERRKCQEAELLKHLAEKREHEREVIQKAFEENNNFIKHAKEKLEQKMEANKENREALLAAMLERLQEKDKHAEEVRKNKEMKEEACR encoded by the exons ATGACTCTGGCAG CCTATAAAGAGAAGGTCAAAGAGCTCCCTCTGGTGTCTCTATTCTGTTCCTGCTTCAACCCTCagactgcagaaaaaacaacGTACAAGGCAGAAG ATGCAGTGGACCTTGGCTGGTGCGTCATCAAAGAAGTGGAAGTGATTGAGATAAACAAACGGGCTTCAGGCCAAGCCTTCGAGGTCATCCTAAAGCCCCCGTCCTTTGATGGCGTGCCAGAGCTCAATACCTCCATGCCACAGCGCCGTGACCCATCTTTGGAAGAGATCCAGAAGAAGCTGGAGGCTGCCGAGGAGAGGCGGAAG TGCCAGGAGGCCGAGCTGCTGAAGCACCTGGCTGAGAAGAGGGAGCACGAGCGCGAGGTGATCCAGAAGGCCTTTGAGGAGAACAACAACTTCATCAAGCATGCCAAGGAAAAGCTTGAGCAGAAGATGGAGGCCAACAAGGAAAACAGGGAGGCCCTGCTGGCCGCCATGCTGGAGAGACTGCAGGAGAAG GACAAACATGCAGAAGAAGTGAGGAAGAACAAGGAGATGAAGGAGGAAGCCTGCCGGTAG